The DNA region TGGGCAAGGCGGCGTTCGTGGTGGCGACGCGCCATTGCCGGCGCGCCGTGGTGCTGGCGGCGGCCAAGCGCGTCGACTTCACCCAGCATGTCCACAAGGGCGAAATCGTCGAGCTGGTGTCGCGGGTCGTCGGCGTCGGTCGCACCTCGATGACCGTCACGGTGGAGATGTGGGCGGAGACGCTGGGCTTGGGCGCGCGGCGGCGATGCGGCCACGGCGAGTTCGTGATGGTGGCGGTGGACGACGATCACCGCCCGGTTCCGGTGGAGCGGGCAGGGGCTGCGCTGGCTCCCGCCGGCTGACAGTGTGCATGGCCTGAGCCGGGCGCTTGACTCGACTCAGGCCTCTCGCCTACAGCATATAGCGCTACGGTTCCTCAGATGCGCAACATCTGGGGCTAAGAGGGAAGCCGGTGCGAGACCGGCGCTGCCCCCGCAACTGTGAGCGGCGAGCGTTCGGCCATTTTCGTCACTGACGCGATGCGTTGGGAAGACCGGCCGACCGCGGCGACCCGCGAGCCAGGAGACCTGCCGCAGCACGATGCGAAACCGACCCCCAGGAGCCGGAGGTTCGCATCCGCTTCAATCTCCTCGGGCGGGGTGTCCCGGAGGGGCGCGTCGGCGTCGCGGCCCAGCCCGCGCGTCCGCCACGGCCTTCCGTGTCCTCGTCAGAGACATCGCGCAATGCTGCTGCCGAGGAAGCCATGGCCCCCGCTGTGCCCGTCGTTTCGCCGTCCGCCGTCGTCAAGCGCTCGGGCCAGATCGTCGTCTTCGATGGCGAGAAGATCCGCATCGCCATCGAGCGCGCCGGCAAGGCCACCGGCGAGTTCGACCGGCCGGAGAGCACGCACCTCGCCACGCAGGCGATCAAGGTGCTGGCGCATCGCTTCAAGGATCAGGCGCCGCACATCGAGCAGATCCAGGACGTGGTCGAGCAGGTGCTGATCTCGGCCGACCATTTCGCGACTGCGCGTGCCTACATCGTCTATCGCGAGCAGCGTGCGCGGCTGCGGCGCGACGCCAGGACCGCGGTCGATGTCGAGACCTCGATCAACGAATATCTCGACCGCGCCGATTGGCGGGTCAGCGCCAATGCCAACCAGGGTTATTCGCTGGGCGGGCTGATCCTCAACGTCTCCGGCAAGGTGGTGGCGAATTATTGGCTGTCGCACGTCTATCCGCCCGAGGTCGGCCGCGCCCACCGCGAGGGTGACATCCACATCCACGACCTCGACATGCTGGCCGGCTACTGCGCCGGCTGGTCGCTGCGCACGCTGCTCACCGAAGGCCTCAACGGCGTGCCGGGCAAGGTGGAGGCGGCGCCGCCGAAGCACCTCTCCAGCGCGGTCGGCCAGATCGTCAATTTCCTCGGCACGCTGCAGAACGAATGGGCTGGGGCGCAGGCGTTCTCCTCGTTCGACACCTATCTCGCGCCGTTCGTGCGCAAGGACCAATTGCCCTACGCCGAGGTGCGCCAGTGCATTCAGGAGCTGGTCTATAACCTCAACGTGCCCTCGCGCTGGGGCACCCAGACGCCCTTCACCAACCTCACCTTCGACTGGACCTGTCCGGCCGATCTGCGCGACCAGGTGCCGGTGATCGCGGGCGAGGAGATGCCATTCACCTATGGCGACCTTCAGCCCGAGATGGACGCCATCAACCAGGCCTATATCGAGGTGATGACGGCGGGCGACGCCAAGGGCCGCGTCTTCACCTTCCCGATTCCGACCTACAACATCACGCCGGACTTTCCGTGGGACAGCGAGAACACCGACCGCCTGTTCGAGATGACGGCGAAGTACGGGCTGCCGTACTTCCAGAACTTCGTCAATTCCGAGCTGAAGCCGCACATGGTGCGCTCGATGTGCTGCCGCCTGCAGCTCGATCTCCGCGAACTGCTGAAACGCGGCAACGGCCTGTTCGGCTCGGCCGAGCAGACCGGCTCGGTCGGCGTCGTCACGCTCAACTGCGCGCGGCTCGGCCATCTCTGCCGCGGCGACGACGTGGCGCTGTTCGCGCGGCTCGACGCGTTGGCGGAGATTGCCCGCACCAGCCTGGAGATCAAGCGCAAGGTGATCCAGCGCCACATCGACGCCGGGCTGTTTCCCTACACAAGGCGCTATCTCGGCACGCTGCGCAACCACTTCGCCACCATCGGCGTCAACGGCATCAACGAGATGATCCGCAACTTCACCGCGAACGCCGAGGACATCACCACGGACTGGGGCCACGCGTTTGCGGTGCGGGTGCTCGATCATCTGCGCGCGCGCATCACCGCGTTCCAGGAGGAGACCGGCCACCTCTATAATCTGGAGGCGACGCCGGCCGAGGGCACCACCTACCGCTTCGCGCGCGAGGACAGAAAGCGGTTCCCCGGCATCCTGCAGGCCGGCACGCCCGAACAGCCCTATTACACCAATTCCAGCCAGCTTCCGGTCGGCTTCACCGACGATCCGTTCGAGGCGATGGCGCGGCAGGACGAGCTGCAGCGCAAATACACCGGCGGCACCGTGCTCCACCTCTATATGGGCGAGCGCATCTCGTCGGCGGCGGCGTGCAAGACGCTGGTGCGGCGAGCGCTGGAGAATTTCCGGCTGCCCTATCTCACCGTCACGCCGACCTTCTCGATCTGTCCAAAGCACGGCTACCTCGAAGGCGAGCACGCCTTCTGCCCGAAATGCGACGCCGAACTTATCGCGCGCAAGCGCGCCGCTGCGCATTGATCAAACCGGAGGCCCCATGACCCACATGCCATCCCCCGCCACCATGACTGCCATCGTGCTCGACGACGCCGAGCGCCAGCCCTGCGAGATCTGGACGCGGGTGATGGGCTATCACCGCCCGGTGGCCTCGTTCAATCGCGGCAAGCAGGGCGAGTTCGCCGAGCGGCGCTGCTTCAGCGAGCGGCAGGCGAAGCTCGAGTCGAAACGTGGCTGAGCTGCGCGTCGGCGGGCTGTCGCGGTTGTCGAGCTGCGATTGGCCGGGTCAGCTCGTCGCCACGGTGTTCCTGCAAGGGTGTCCGTGGCGCTGCCGCTACTGCCACAATCCGCACCTGTTGCCGGCGCGCGGCGATGGCGAGATCGCGTGGCGCGAGGTGCTGGCGTTCCTTGAGGCGCGGCGCGGCCTGCTCGATGGCGTGGTGTTCTCCGGCGGCGAGCCGACCGTGCAGGCGGCGTTGCCGGCGGCGATGCGCGCGGTGCGGGCGCTGGGGTTCCGCATTGGTCTTCACACCTCGGGCGCGGCGCCGGAGCGGCTCAAGGCGCTGTTGCCGCTGGTCGATTGGGTGGGGTTCGATGTCAAGGCGCCGTTCGCGGACTACGCCCGCATCACCGGCGTTGCCGGCAGCGGCGAGACGGCGCGCCTGAGCCTCACCCATCTCATCGCCAGCGGCGTTGCTTGCGATGTGCGGACCACCGTGCATCCGGCGCTGCTCGATGACGCAGCGCTGGCGCGCCTTGCGGACGATCTCGCCGCGTTTGGCTTGACCGCCCGCCTGCAGCCGTTCCGCGTTCACGGCTGCATCGATGCGGACCTGATCGGTCAGTCCTCGTTGGTTTCGGTCGGCAGCACGGTCGCGACGATCGAGGCGTCGAGCGCCTCATAGGCGGCAAGGCCGATCAGGTCGTAGAGCTCGGCGCGGGTCTGCATCTCGCCTTGCATCGCCATTGTGCTGCCGTCGCGGGCGAGCGCCGCATAGAGCTTCTCCTGCGCCTTGGCGGCGACCCGGAGCGAGGACACCGGCCAGATCACCATGCGATATCCCATCGCCTCGAACTCGGCGGCGGTGAAGGTCGGCGTGCGGCCGAACTCGGTCATGTTGGCGAGCAGCGGCACGCCGGGCAGGCGCTCGGCGAAGGCGCGGAACATCTCCGCATCGGTGAGCGCCTCCGGAAAGATGGCGTCGGCGCCGGCCTCGACATAAAGCTTCGCGCGCGCCACCGCGCCGTCGAGCCCTTCGGTTGCTGCGGCGTCGGTGCGGGCGATGAGATAGAGATGGCGGCGCGCGGTTGCGGCAGCGGCGACCTTGGAGGCCATGTCGCAGGCACTGGCCAGCTTCTTGCCGTTGAGATGGCCGCACTTCTTGGGCAGGATCTGGTCCTCGGGCTCGGGCAGCACGCAGCCGAGCGCCATGATGCCGTCGGCGAGGGCGCGAAACTTGGCAATATAGTGCGAGCGCTCGAACGGCCGTGCGCCGAGCGGGTGGGCGTCGGCAACGGCGATGGAGTCCTCGATCACCCGGCCGTCATTGAGCGTCACCACCACGCGGCCGCCGAACGCCTTCTCTTTGGGGTCGTGGCTGTGGTAGCGCCGCGTCCACTCGGAGTCCTCGACGGTCGAGATCCTGTGCCACAGCGCAACCGTCGAGGGGCGCGCCGCGCGCTCGGGCGTGTAGGATTTGACGTGGTGCCAGCCGCCATCCTCCAGCGCCAACGCGAAGATGTACATGATCGAGTGGTCGAGCGTTTCGCGGCTCGCCGTGGGGTCCATCTTCTGCGGATCGCCGGCGCCGGTGCCGATCACGTAATGGGTATGGTGGCTGGTGTGGATGACGATGCTCTTGACGCGGGCGAGATCGCCGATCCGCGGCCTCATGCGGCGGGCGAGATCGATCAGCGCCTGGCTCTGGTACTCGGCCGAGTGCTCCTTGGTGTAGGTCTCCAGGATCGCGCGCTTGGGTTCGCCCTTCTCGGGCAGGCGGACGAGATAGGACACCTGCGGCCCGCCCAGCATCCAGGCGATGAAGCCGTCCTCGCCTTCCCAGGCCGGCGAGGGCGCGCCTTCGCCGCGCATCACCCGGTCGACCGCCTCCACCGCCATCTTGCCGGCGAAGGCGGGGGCGTAGGCCTTCCAGCTTGAAATCTCGCCCTTGCGCGACTGGCGGGTGGTGGTAGTCACATACGGCCGCCGAGATCATAGGCCAGCACCCGCTTGCCCTGCTGCTGGCCGGCCTCATAGACCAGCGCTGCTGCGGAAGGCCGAGCGCGTCTACGGTGGGCACGGCAGGGGCGATCGCGCCGCGATGTATCTTGGCCGCGAGCCTTGACCGCGAGTCTTGGCCGCGAGGGCAAGGTGCAGTCGGTGTATTTCCGGTTGCCGGAGCCTGGCAAGAACAAGAAAGGCGCGAACGTGGCGGACGAAGCGAGTACCG from Blastochloris tepida includes:
- a CDS encoding ribonucleoside triphosphate reductase, whose amino-acid sequence is MAPAVPVVSPSAVVKRSGQIVVFDGEKIRIAIERAGKATGEFDRPESTHLATQAIKVLAHRFKDQAPHIEQIQDVVEQVLISADHFATARAYIVYREQRARLRRDARTAVDVETSINEYLDRADWRVSANANQGYSLGGLILNVSGKVVANYWLSHVYPPEVGRAHREGDIHIHDLDMLAGYCAGWSLRTLLTEGLNGVPGKVEAAPPKHLSSAVGQIVNFLGTLQNEWAGAQAFSSFDTYLAPFVRKDQLPYAEVRQCIQELVYNLNVPSRWGTQTPFTNLTFDWTCPADLRDQVPVIAGEEMPFTYGDLQPEMDAINQAYIEVMTAGDAKGRVFTFPIPTYNITPDFPWDSENTDRLFEMTAKYGLPYFQNFVNSELKPHMVRSMCCRLQLDLRELLKRGNGLFGSAEQTGSVGVVTLNCARLGHLCRGDDVALFARLDALAEIARTSLEIKRKVIQRHIDAGLFPYTRRYLGTLRNHFATIGVNGINEMIRNFTANAEDITTDWGHAFAVRVLDHLRARITAFQEETGHLYNLEATPAEGTTYRFAREDRKRFPGILQAGTPEQPYYTNSSQLPVGFTDDPFEAMARQDELQRKYTGGTVLHLYMGERISSAAACKTLVRRALENFRLPYLTVTPTFSICPKHGYLEGEHAFCPKCDAELIARKRAAAH
- the nrdD gene encoding anaerobic ribonucleoside-triphosphate reductase translates to MTHMPSPATMTAIVLDDAERQPCEIWTRVMGYHRPVASFNRGKQGEFAERRCFSERQAKLESKRG
- a CDS encoding anaerobic ribonucleoside-triphosphate reductase activating protein translates to MAELRVGGLSRLSSCDWPGQLVATVFLQGCPWRCRYCHNPHLLPARGDGEIAWREVLAFLEARRGLLDGVVFSGGEPTVQAALPAAMRAVRALGFRIGLHTSGAAPERLKALLPLVDWVGFDVKAPFADYARITGVAGSGETARLSLTHLIASGVACDVRTTVHPALLDDAALARLADDLAAFGLTARLQPFRVHGCIDADLIGQSSLVSVGSTVATIEASSAS